One window from the genome of Pseudoalteromonas sp. '520P1 No. 423' encodes:
- a CDS encoding VOC family protein codes for MEFAKTIIYVDDVEETLDFYYQAFGLSTIKDDGSGQYAELDTGHVKLAFSAHPCAQSNFKQSYIRTQPKQPALGFEIRFYCDNVIESYDKAVAAGAEPFCPPADKSNGQTLAYVRSIEGTLVALSSRK; via the coding sequence ATGGAATTTGCGAAAACAATTATCTATGTTGATGATGTTGAAGAAACGTTAGATTTTTATTATCAAGCTTTTGGTTTAAGCACGATTAAAGATGATGGGTCGGGTCAGTATGCTGAGCTAGATACAGGGCACGTAAAATTGGCTTTTTCTGCACACCCTTGTGCGCAATCAAACTTTAAACAAAGCTATATTCGCACTCAGCCAAAACAACCAGCACTGGGTTTTGAAATACGCTTTTATTGTGACAATGTTATTGAATCATATGATAAAGCCGTTGCAGCAGGGGCTGAACCTTTTTGTCCTCCCGCAGATAAGTCGAACGGACAAACATTAGCTTATGTCCGTTCTATTGAAGGCACCTTAGTCGCTTTATCTTCACGAAAATAG
- the der gene encoding ribosome biogenesis GTPase Der: MLPVIALVGRPNVGKSTLFNRLTRTRDALVADFPGLTRDRKYGQARSDDYEFIVVDTGGIDGSETGIEVEMAEQSLLAIEEADVVLFLVDARAGMTVADQAIANHLRKKDKPILVVANKTDGIDADSNCAEFYQLSLGEVYHIAASHGRGVTSLIEIALQPIIDEYNKLHGIEANAVEEEDEFSEIYENDEDLEDYNPEDKPIKLAIIGRPNVGKSTLTNRILGEERVIVYDAPGTTRDSVYIPMTRNDREYVLIDTAGVRKRKKVNDVVEKFSVIKTLKAIEDANVVLIVVDAREGISDQDLSLLGFTLNAGRSLVIAVNKWDGLDDYVKDRIKTELDRRLGFIDFARIHFISALHGTGVGHLFESVDEAYQSATKRVSTSMLRRIMDMAQSDHQPPMVSGRRVKFKYAHAGGYNPPIIVIHGNQVHKLPTSYKRYLMNYYRKALNVMGTPIKIEFREGDNPYAGRTTKVTLSQKRKRRQIAKLHKNKS; the protein is encoded by the coding sequence ATGCTTCCTGTGATCGCTCTAGTTGGGCGACCTAATGTTGGTAAATCCACATTATTTAATCGTTTAACTCGTACTCGTGATGCGTTAGTTGCTGACTTTCCAGGTTTAACTCGTGATCGTAAATATGGTCAGGCGCGTAGTGATGACTATGAGTTTATCGTTGTGGATACTGGCGGAATTGATGGTTCGGAAACGGGCATCGAAGTGGAAATGGCTGAGCAATCTTTATTGGCAATTGAAGAAGCGGATGTTGTTTTATTTTTAGTTGATGCGCGTGCTGGCATGACTGTAGCTGATCAAGCAATTGCTAATCATTTACGTAAAAAAGATAAGCCAATTTTAGTTGTTGCTAATAAAACTGATGGCATTGATGCAGATTCAAACTGTGCTGAGTTTTATCAGTTATCATTAGGTGAAGTTTATCATATTGCGGCATCACACGGTCGTGGCGTAACTTCTCTAATTGAAATTGCATTACAGCCTATTATTGATGAGTACAATAAGCTTCACGGCATTGAAGCTAATGCTGTAGAAGAAGAGGATGAGTTTTCTGAGATTTATGAAAATGATGAAGACTTAGAAGACTACAATCCTGAAGATAAGCCAATTAAATTAGCTATCATTGGGCGTCCTAATGTTGGTAAATCAACATTAACAAACCGTATTTTAGGCGAAGAACGTGTAATCGTTTATGATGCGCCAGGCACAACACGTGACTCTGTATATATTCCTATGACGCGTAATGATAGAGAATATGTATTAATCGACACTGCCGGTGTACGTAAACGTAAAAAAGTTAATGACGTTGTTGAAAAATTCTCGGTAATTAAAACATTAAAAGCGATTGAAGATGCAAATGTTGTTTTAATTGTTGTTGATGCCAGAGAAGGTATTAGTGACCAAGATTTAAGTCTATTAGGTTTTACACTTAATGCAGGTCGCTCATTAGTTATCGCTGTAAATAAGTGGGATGGCTTAGATGATTATGTTAAAGATCGTATCAAAACAGAGCTAGATAGACGTTTAGGCTTTATTGATTTTGCACGCATTCACTTTATCTCTGCACTTCACGGTACAGGTGTTGGTCACTTATTTGAATCAGTAGACGAAGCATATCAATCTGCAACTAAACGTGTCAGTACGTCTATGCTACGTCGTATTATGGATATGGCACAGTCTGATCACCAACCACCTATGGTGAGTGGTCGTCGTGTTAAGTTTAAATACGCTCACGCAGGCGGCTACAACCCACCAATTATCGTTATTCACGGTAATCAGGTACATAAACTGCCTACGTCATACAAACGTTACTTAATGAATTACTATCGTAAAGCATTAAATGTGATGGGTACGCCAATTAAGATTGAATTCCGTGAAGGTGATAACCCTTACGCTGGTCGTACAACTAAAGTTACTTTGTCGCAAAAACGTAAACGCAGACAAATTGCTAAGTTACATAAAAACAAAAGCTAG
- the bamB gene encoding outer membrane protein assembly factor BamB — MKKITMATLALCMASLMGCSSSDDEEPEELVLPVIVNQFETKVLWQESVGDGVGHYYSKLSPTVYKETVYVADRNGKVKALSLETGDVIWQKDVRENVAFWPWEDSDNAKLSGGLLQAFGKIYVGSEHGEIIALDRETGEIVWRKNVPGEALSSPAAGDGLIFANLGSGQLVALHPDTGEQRWKYEQEVPALTLRGMSAPVVANGGVLVGEETGKLTVLISESGFSAWKADIAVPKGSSEFERLVDVDVQPIVSGSMVYTLAYNGNLAAVDIRSGNVVFKREYSGYREIATDGQNIFLVDSSGGIFALDKNSGIERWSQPALVGWHLTGPTVIGNNLVLGDNEGNLHWLDKTSGDLVSREEFDSSGFYVEAVTAGNKLVITTRDGEVSVIEAP, encoded by the coding sequence ATGAAAAAAATTACCATGGCAACATTGGCCTTATGCATGGCCTCATTAATGGGTTGTTCATCAAGTGATGATGAAGAGCCTGAAGAGCTAGTTTTACCTGTTATTGTAAATCAGTTTGAAACTAAAGTTTTATGGCAAGAGTCTGTAGGTGATGGTGTCGGCCATTACTACTCAAAGCTTTCTCCTACTGTTTATAAAGAGACTGTTTACGTTGCAGATAGAAACGGCAAAGTAAAAGCGCTTTCTTTAGAGACTGGCGATGTAATATGGCAAAAAGATGTGCGTGAAAACGTTGCATTTTGGCCTTGGGAAGATAGCGATAATGCAAAACTTTCTGGCGGTTTGTTACAAGCATTTGGTAAAATTTACGTTGGCTCTGAACATGGCGAAATTATCGCGCTTGATAGAGAAACTGGTGAAATCGTTTGGCGTAAAAATGTGCCTGGTGAAGCGTTATCAAGCCCAGCAGCAGGTGACGGTTTAATTTTTGCTAACTTAGGTTCCGGACAACTTGTTGCCTTGCATCCTGATACAGGTGAGCAGCGCTGGAAATACGAGCAAGAAGTACCTGCATTAACATTACGCGGCATGAGCGCACCAGTTGTTGCAAATGGTGGTGTTTTAGTTGGTGAGGAAACCGGTAAGCTAACTGTGCTTATTTCTGAAAGTGGTTTTTCAGCTTGGAAGGCAGATATTGCTGTGCCAAAAGGTTCTTCAGAATTTGAACGTTTAGTAGATGTTGATGTGCAACCTATTGTTTCAGGCTCAATGGTTTATACTTTAGCCTATAATGGTAATTTAGCAGCTGTAGATATCCGCTCTGGTAACGTTGTATTTAAACGTGAATACAGTGGCTACAGAGAAATTGCAACTGATGGTCAAAATATCTTTTTAGTAGATAGCTCTGGCGGTATTTTTGCCTTAGATAAAAACTCAGGCATCGAGCGTTGGAGTCAGCCGGCTTTAGTTGGTTGGCACTTAACTGGGCCTACAGTTATTGGAAATAATTTAGTACTAGGCGATAACGAAGGTAATCTACATTGGTTAGATAAAACCAGTGGTGACTTAGTTTCTCGTGAAGAGTTTGATAGTTCAGGCTTTTATGTAGAAGCAGTTACAGCTGGTAATAAACTTGTTATTACTACAAGAGATGGTGAAGTTTCAGTTATTGAAGCACCATAA
- a CDS encoding tetratricopeptide repeat protein produces the protein MEVYSTEEQQAEAIKGFFRDNGVALAVGVVLGLGGLYGWKAYNQHTIETTESLSDSYTQLVENAGQEGSTLLTDADEFIKTNGSSSYSVLAAFVTAKEAVEKDDLDKAAEKLTWISVNSKNTEFKALAFTRLARIQLEQKQYDAALATLGNTLPESFKATVAELKGDVYVAKNESEQARSAYQAAVDAGGLENNSLLQIKLDNLAVAALNVPVSEK, from the coding sequence ATGGAAGTTTATTCAACAGAAGAACAACAAGCAGAAGCGATTAAAGGTTTTTTTCGTGATAATGGCGTAGCACTTGCTGTAGGCGTAGTATTAGGTCTAGGTGGTTTATACGGCTGGAAAGCATATAACCAGCACACAATTGAAACAACTGAATCATTATCAGATTCTTACACGCAGTTAGTTGAAAATGCAGGGCAAGAAGGCTCAACATTATTAACTGATGCAGATGAATTTATTAAAACAAATGGTAGTTCTAGCTACTCTGTTTTAGCTGCTTTTGTAACTGCTAAAGAAGCAGTAGAAAAAGATGATTTAGATAAAGCTGCAGAAAAATTAACTTGGATTTCAGTAAACTCAAAAAATACTGAATTTAAAGCACTTGCTTTTACACGTTTAGCGCGTATTCAGTTAGAACAAAAGCAATATGATGCCGCTTTAGCTACCTTGGGTAATACTTTACCAGAAAGTTTTAAAGCAACAGTTGCTGAACTCAAAGGCGATGTATACGTTGCTAAAAATGAAAGCGAACAGGCGCGTAGTGCTTATCAGGCAGCTGTAGATGCTGGTGGCTTAGAAAATAACTCATTATTACAAATTAAACTTGATAACTTAGCCGTTGCTGCGTTGAACGTACCAGTATCTGAAAAATAA
- the hisS gene encoding histidine--tRNA ligase has protein sequence MAKQIQAVRGMNDCLPGDTQIWQKLEATLRETVASFGYQEIRFPIVESTDLFKRSIGEVTDIVEKEMYSFDDRNGDSLTLRPEGTAVCVRAANQAGLLYNQEQRLWYMGPMFRHERPQKGRYRQFYQFGLESFGFSTAEMDAEVIILTAHLWKKLGIDKNVALELNSLGSSEARVKYREILIAFLEENKSQLDEDSLRRMHTNPLRVLDSKNPDVQALLVNAPKLSENLDEESAEHFANLCERLDAAGIEYQVNEKLVRGLDYYNRTVFEWVTKNLGAQGTICAGGRYDGLVEQLGGKATPAVGFAMGMERLILLLQELECVGELRSNVDVYFAAMGDKASIQAQVIAQQFRDQVPGVRIMVHAGGGNFKKQLKRADKSGAQIALIIGDDELEQGILTIKYLREKKDQITLNIDEVRTLLTDLVG, from the coding sequence GTGGCTAAACAAATCCAAGCAGTACGTGGTATGAACGATTGTCTGCCAGGCGATACACAAATTTGGCAGAAACTAGAAGCAACATTACGTGAAACAGTAGCTTCATTTGGTTATCAAGAAATACGTTTCCCTATTGTAGAATCAACAGATTTATTTAAACGCTCGATCGGTGAAGTAACTGATATCGTTGAAAAAGAAATGTACTCTTTTGACGATAGAAACGGCGATAGCTTAACTTTAAGACCTGAAGGCACTGCGGTGTGTGTTCGCGCAGCTAACCAAGCGGGCTTACTGTATAACCAAGAGCAAAGACTTTGGTATATGGGACCTATGTTTAGACATGAGCGTCCGCAAAAAGGTCGTTACCGCCAGTTTTACCAATTTGGTTTAGAATCATTTGGTTTTTCAACAGCTGAAATGGATGCTGAAGTCATTATTTTAACTGCGCACCTTTGGAAAAAACTAGGCATAGATAAAAATGTAGCTTTAGAGCTTAATTCATTGGGTTCTAGTGAAGCGCGTGTAAAGTACCGTGAAATCTTAATTGCCTTCTTAGAAGAAAATAAATCGCAATTAGATGAAGATTCTTTACGTCGTATGCATACTAATCCATTACGTGTTTTAGATAGCAAAAACCCTGACGTTCAAGCATTATTAGTAAATGCACCTAAGCTGTCAGAAAACTTAGATGAAGAATCAGCTGAACATTTTGCAAATTTATGTGAACGATTAGATGCTGCAGGTATCGAATACCAAGTTAACGAAAAATTAGTGCGTGGTTTAGATTATTATAATCGTACTGTATTTGAATGGGTAACTAAAAATCTTGGCGCACAAGGCACTATATGTGCTGGTGGTCGTTACGATGGATTAGTTGAGCAGTTAGGCGGTAAAGCAACACCCGCTGTTGGTTTTGCAATGGGTATGGAACGCTTAATTTTACTATTACAAGAGTTAGAGTGTGTTGGTGAGCTTCGTAGCAATGTAGATGTCTATTTTGCAGCTATGGGTGATAAAGCCAGTATTCAAGCACAAGTAATAGCACAGCAGTTTAGAGATCAAGTACCTGGCGTGCGTATTATGGTACATGCTGGTGGTGGTAACTTTAAAAAGCAATTAAAACGCGCAGATAAAAGTGGCGCACAAATCGCCTTAATCATAGGTGATGATGAGCTAGAACAAGGCATTTTGACGATTAAATATCTAAGAGAAAAGAAAGATCAAATAACATTAAATATTGATGAAGTCAGAACTCTTTTAACAGATTTGGTAGGGTAG
- the ispG gene encoding flavodoxin-dependent (E)-4-hydroxy-3-methylbut-2-enyl-diphosphate synthase has protein sequence MFSETPIKRRKSSRIYVGDVPIGDGAPIAVQSMTNTDTMDVDATVKQIQDIQNAGADIVRVSVPTMAAAEAFKSIKQQVDVPLVADIHFDYRIALKVAEYGVDCLRINPGNIGSEERIRAVVDAAQTHGIPIRIGVNGGSLEKDIQEKYKEPTPEALLESAMRHVEILQRLNFDKFKISVKASDVFLAVGAYRLLAKEIDQPLHLGITEAGGFRAGAVKSAVGLGMLLSEGIGDTLRISLAADPVQEIKVGFDILKSLRIRSRGINFIACPSCSRQEFDVVKTMNQLEENLEDIITPISVSVIGCVVNGPGEALVSDLGLAGANKRSGLYINGERQKTRIDNANIAEQLEAQIRDFVKAKDEQALIDVKIVE, from the coding sequence ATGTTTTCTGAAACACCTATTAAAAGAAGAAAATCCAGCCGAATTTATGTAGGCGATGTGCCAATTGGTGATGGTGCACCGATTGCTGTGCAGTCAATGACAAATACAGATACCATGGATGTTGATGCCACTGTAAAACAAATCCAAGATATCCAAAATGCAGGTGCAGATATTGTACGTGTATCAGTGCCTACTATGGCAGCAGCAGAAGCCTTTAAAAGCATCAAGCAACAAGTGGATGTGCCTTTAGTTGCCGATATTCATTTTGATTATCGTATCGCATTAAAAGTCGCTGAATACGGTGTTGATTGTTTACGTATTAATCCGGGTAACATCGGTTCTGAAGAGCGTATTCGCGCAGTTGTTGATGCCGCACAAACGCATGGTATTCCAATTCGAATTGGTGTAAATGGTGGTTCTTTAGAAAAAGATATTCAAGAAAAATATAAAGAGCCCACACCAGAGGCATTGTTAGAATCAGCAATGCGACATGTTGAAATATTACAACGCCTTAACTTTGATAAATTTAAAATATCAGTAAAAGCGTCTGATGTATTTTTAGCTGTGGGTGCTTATAGATTACTTGCTAAAGAAATAGACCAACCTTTACATTTAGGTATAACAGAAGCCGGAGGTTTTAGAGCTGGTGCTGTGAAATCAGCTGTTGGTTTAGGCATGTTATTATCTGAAGGAATCGGCGATACGTTACGTATTTCACTTGCTGCTGATCCAGTACAAGAAATAAAAGTGGGTTTTGATATTTTAAAGTCACTACGAATTCGCTCTCGTGGAATTAACTTTATTGCCTGCCCAAGTTGTTCAAGACAAGAGTTTGATGTTGTTAAAACAATGAATCAACTTGAAGAAAATTTAGAAGATATCATCACACCAATTAGCGTTTCAGTGATAGGCTGTGTTGTAAATGGCCCTGGTGAAGCACTTGTAAGTGATTTAGGTTTGGCTGGTGCAAATAAGCGTTCAGGCTTATACATCAATGGTGAACGTCAAAAAACACGCATTGATAATGCAAATATTGCTGAGCAATTAGAAGCGCAAATACGTGATTTTGTAAAAGCAAAAGATGAGCAAGCGCTTATTGACGTGAAAATAGTAGAGTAA
- a CDS encoding RodZ domain-containing protein — MTDKTIEQDQEQAKPNLGYILVKGREAANISIASLASQLNLDESQLIDLENNQYENLGPEIFVKGYIKSYCKLLDLDENDVMQSYQSSTHNSKEKEMQSFSNRFEKETHDSRLMIVSYIVLSIVLGSSGILWWQNQNSKDEAVINSPDVDMNLNTEEVTDAASVTIEPKSTSIVEQSNVIATKKEITAVKEHNPVMDFKIAKVSTPATDSISEEKKDESISEIAPETAITTEQAKQEEVKNELIVSKIIMRFSGDSWVEIFDATSERVAFGVKKSGYVMTVNGVAPFSVVLGKHQLVEIELDGETVDTSSFPTNRLAKFQLPLSL, encoded by the coding sequence ATGACAGATAAAACAATAGAGCAGGATCAAGAGCAAGCCAAACCAAATTTAGGCTATATATTAGTAAAAGGCCGTGAAGCGGCTAATATCTCTATAGCGTCTTTGGCAAGCCAATTAAATTTAGATGAATCTCAATTAATTGATTTAGAAAATAATCAATATGAAAACTTAGGGCCTGAAATTTTTGTAAAAGGTTATATTAAATCTTACTGCAAACTTTTAGACCTAGACGAAAATGACGTGATGCAGAGTTATCAATCAAGTACACATAACTCAAAAGAAAAGGAAATGCAGAGCTTTTCTAACCGCTTTGAAAAAGAAACCCATGATAGTCGCTTAATGATAGTAAGTTATATCGTTTTAAGCATCGTTCTTGGGTCTTCAGGCATTTTATGGTGGCAAAATCAAAACTCTAAAGATGAAGCTGTCATTAATTCTCCTGACGTGGATATGAATTTGAATACAGAGGAAGTAACGGATGCGGCTTCAGTTACGATAGAGCCAAAATCAACTTCAATAGTTGAACAAAGCAATGTTATTGCGACTAAAAAAGAGATCACAGCAGTAAAAGAACATAACCCTGTAATGGATTTTAAGATTGCAAAAGTAAGTACCCCTGCTACAGATTCAATTTCAGAAGAAAAAAAAGATGAGAGTATTTCAGAGATAGCACCTGAAACAGCTATTACTACAGAGCAAGCTAAACAAGAAGAAGTTAAAAATGAACTTATCGTAAGTAAAATCATTATGCGCTTCTCTGGGGATAGTTGGGTTGAGATTTTTGATGCAACAAGTGAGCGTGTTGCTTTTGGCGTTAAAAAATCAGGTTATGTTATGACTGTTAATGGTGTTGCACCTTTTTCCGTGGTATTAGGAAAACATCAATTAGTAGAAATAGAATTAGATGGTGAAACTGTAGATACCTCTAGCTTTCCTACTAACCGTTTAGCTAAATTCCAACTTCCTTTATCGCTATAA
- the pilW gene encoding type IV pilus biogenesis/stability protein PilW, with amino-acid sequence MRQFSLYTVILFCLSGCVTQNTYDGSKKPVITKKVDNTQAARTRISLALKYLSMGDSAQAKYNLEKANLFSPNLPEVHYTTAYFYQSVGEPEKAKDSYEKALSLAPNDANTLNNYGVFLCDIGEYDHAVDNFLSAIEIPSYLRVAESYENLALCAIKADDFDNVEEYLESSVKHSPMRGSSLINLSAFYYAKSDLHKAQMTLKRYGAAGRISSRSLLLSYLIESSMGHIEQARTLSQTIEQTYTTSLEARILGERKTSSSEFEQLKEQYRKSELRKLQKDILSRKDKPKIKIIKKKKAPNTTQVKQTPNQETKFTNKAPTQKSMPLIAEIKKERSNIKPEAVVLAEKLKIDGSTASVEPTKAENTNKAKLIKQQVDFKNRSITEVEIPFHIVKSGENLFSISVKYNVKLQSLLHWNKLSESDQVYKGTKIYLNNPNIYHQVIEGDTLFSISVKYNILMKKLLEWNALEENVYLAPSNKILLVDPKTYIL; translated from the coding sequence ATGCGTCAATTTTCATTATATACAGTGATTTTATTTTGTTTATCGGGGTGTGTGACTCAAAACACATATGATGGCAGTAAAAAACCTGTTATCACTAAAAAAGTAGATAATACGCAAGCAGCACGTACACGCATATCTTTAGCTTTAAAATACCTTTCTATGGGTGACAGTGCCCAAGCTAAATATAATTTAGAAAAAGCCAATCTATTTTCTCCAAATTTACCAGAAGTGCATTACACAACCGCTTATTTTTATCAATCAGTAGGTGAGCCTGAAAAAGCCAAAGATTCTTATGAAAAAGCACTCAGCTTAGCACCCAATGATGCAAATACACTTAATAATTATGGTGTTTTTTTATGTGATATAGGTGAGTACGACCATGCCGTTGACAATTTTTTAAGTGCAATTGAAATCCCAAGTTACTTAAGAGTGGCAGAAAGTTATGAAAACCTAGCTTTATGTGCAATTAAGGCGGATGATTTTGATAACGTAGAAGAGTACTTAGAATCATCTGTAAAACATAGCCCTATGAGAGGTTCTTCATTAATTAACTTATCTGCTTTTTATTATGCTAAAAGTGATTTACATAAAGCACAAATGACGCTTAAACGTTATGGTGCAGCAGGGCGCATATCATCTCGATCTTTATTATTATCTTATCTAATAGAGTCGAGTATGGGGCATATTGAGCAAGCGCGTACTTTATCGCAAACAATTGAACAAACTTATACAACTTCATTAGAAGCTAGAATTTTAGGTGAACGTAAAACATCATCGAGTGAATTTGAGCAATTAAAAGAGCAATACCGTAAAAGTGAGTTAAGAAAATTACAAAAAGATATTTTATCTAGAAAAGATAAACCAAAAATAAAGATTATTAAGAAGAAAAAAGCTCCTAATACAACACAAGTGAAACAAACGCCTAATCAAGAGACTAAATTTACAAATAAGGCACCAACTCAAAAATCGATGCCTTTAATTGCTGAAATAAAAAAAGAGCGTTCGAATATTAAACCTGAGGCTGTAGTATTAGCTGAAAAGTTAAAAATTGATGGATCAACAGCATCAGTTGAGCCGACTAAAGCAGAAAATACAAACAAAGCAAAATTAATAAAGCAGCAAGTCGATTTTAAAAATCGCAGTATCACTGAAGTTGAAATACCGTTTCACATTGTAAAAAGTGGTGAGAACTTATTTAGTATTTCAGTGAAATATAACGTTAAATTACAAAGTTTATTACATTGGAATAAATTATCAGAGTCAGATCAGGTTTATAAAGGAACCAAAATCTATTTGAACAATCCAAACATATATCATCAAGTGATTGAAGGTGATACTTTGTTTAGCATTTCAGTAAAATACAATATTCTGATGAAGAAGTTACTAGAATGGAATGCTTTAGAAGAAAATGTATATTTAGCACCAAGCAATAAAATTTTATTAGTGGATCCAAAAACTTACATATTATGA
- a CDS encoding bifunctional tRNA (adenosine(37)-C2)-methyltransferase TrmG/ribosomal RNA large subunit methyltransferase RlmN produces MNTTKAKINLLDLNRQGMRELFESYGEKPFRGDQVMKWIYHFGVDNFDEMSNINKKLKARLKDECEIRAPEISEKQVASDGTIKYALILDGGQEVEAVWIPEKERKTLCVSSQVGCALECTFCSTAQQGFNRNLKISEIIGQVWRVAKDVGLHADSTNRPVTNVVMMGMGEPLLNLNNVVPAMELMMDDWGFGLSKRRVTISTSGVVPALDILKEKIDVALAISLHAPDNELRDVLVPINKKYPIDEFLAACRRYIDGSKANKDVTIEYVMLDHINDSTDQAHQLVKTLKGTPSKVNLIPFNPFPGNDYGRSSNSRIDRFSKVLQAAGITCIVRRARGDDIDAACGQLVGDVKDRTKRIMKKRMQNDNGIAVKVMPAK; encoded by the coding sequence ATGAATACCACAAAAGCTAAAATTAACTTACTTGATTTAAACCGACAAGGCATGCGTGAGCTGTTTGAATCATACGGCGAAAAGCCATTCCGTGGCGATCAAGTAATGAAATGGATTTACCATTTTGGTGTTGATAACTTTGATGAAATGAGCAATATCAATAAAAAGCTTAAAGCACGCTTAAAAGACGAGTGTGAAATCCGTGCACCTGAGATATCAGAGAAGCAAGTTGCAAGCGATGGCACAATTAAATACGCGTTAATTTTAGATGGCGGTCAAGAAGTTGAAGCTGTTTGGATACCTGAAAAGGAACGTAAAACGCTTTGTGTTTCTTCACAAGTTGGTTGTGCTCTGGAATGTACTTTTTGTTCTACTGCGCAACAAGGTTTCAATCGAAACTTAAAAATATCTGAAATTATCGGTCAAGTATGGCGTGTTGCTAAAGATGTTGGTTTACACGCAGATAGTACAAATAGACCTGTGACGAATGTTGTCATGATGGGCATGGGTGAACCATTGCTTAATCTAAACAATGTTGTGCCAGCAATGGAATTGATGATGGATGATTGGGGTTTTGGTTTATCTAAACGCCGTGTCACTATCAGTACTTCAGGTGTTGTACCTGCTCTTGATATCTTAAAAGAGAAAATTGATGTTGCTTTAGCGATTTCATTACATGCGCCGGATAATGAATTACGCGACGTATTAGTACCAATCAATAAAAAATATCCTATAGATGAATTTTTAGCTGCATGTCGTCGTTATATTGATGGTTCCAAAGCAAATAAAGACGTGACGATTGAATACGTTATGCTAGATCATATTAATGATAGTACAGATCAGGCACATCAATTAGTTAAAACACTTAAAGGTACGCCTTCAAAAGTTAACTTAATTCCGTTCAACCCATTCCCAGGTAATGATTATGGTCGCTCGAGCAATAGTCGCATTGACCGTTTCTCTAAAGTACTACAGGCGGCAGGTATAACCTGTATTGTTCGCCGCGCACGAGGTGATGATATAGATGCAGCATGTGGTCAGTTAGTCGGTGATGTAAAAGACCGCACTAAACGTATCATGAAAAAAAGAATGCAAAATGATAACGGTATTGCAGTTAAGGTAATGCCAGCAAAATAA
- the ndk gene encoding nucleoside-diphosphate kinase: MALERTFSIIKPDAVAKNLIGQIYNRFETAGLKIVASKMVHLSQEKAEGFYAEHSERPFFGALVSFMTSGPVMVQVLEGENAVLKNREIMGATNPAEALAGTIRADLADSIDENAAHGSDALESAAREIAYFFADEEICARTR; this comes from the coding sequence ATGGCTTTAGAGCGTACTTTTTCAATCATCAAACCTGACGCAGTAGCAAAAAACCTAATCGGTCAAATCTATAACCGTTTCGAAACTGCTGGCCTTAAAATCGTAGCTTCTAAAATGGTTCACCTTTCTCAAGAGAAAGCTGAAGGTTTCTACGCTGAGCATTCAGAACGTCCTTTCTTTGGTGCTTTAGTTTCATTTATGACTTCAGGTCCGGTTATGGTTCAAGTTTTAGAAGGCGAAAACGCTGTTCTTAAAAACCGCGAAATCATGGGGGCTACTAACCCAGCTGAAGCACTAGCTGGTACTATCCGTGCAGATCTTGCTGATAGCATCGACGAAAATGCTGCTCACGGTTCTGACGCTTTAGAATCTGCTGCTCGTGAAATCGCTTACTTCTTCGCTGACGAAGAAATTTGTGCTCGCACTAGATAG